One stretch of Novosphingobium pentaromativorans US6-1 DNA includes these proteins:
- the galE gene encoding UDP-glucose 4-epimerase GalE, giving the protein MTQKLPVLVTGGAGYIGSHAVLALVDAGWPVAVIDNLTTGFRFAIPEGVAFYEGDIEDGELLARIFAEQGTKAIMHFAGSIIVPESVENPLKYYHNNTAKSRALMDAAVKAGVPHFIFSSTAATYGIPEVSPVTEDSPKTPINPYGMSKLMTEIMLGDVAKAHPFNYCALRYFNVAGADPQARTGQSTAGATHLIKVAVEAALGKRSHVAVFGTDFDTPDGTGVRDYIHVSDLANAHVLALEALIAQPERSLTMNCGYGQGFSVLDVLDAVDRVTNRTIERRMEGRRSGDPDSLISDNRRIKATLPWQPRYADLPTIVEHALAWERRLTEIRSE; this is encoded by the coding sequence ATGACCCAGAAACTCCCCGTCCTCGTCACCGGCGGCGCTGGCTACATCGGCAGCCACGCCGTGCTCGCCCTCGTCGATGCCGGCTGGCCGGTCGCCGTGATCGACAATCTGACGACGGGCTTCCGCTTCGCCATTCCCGAAGGCGTGGCCTTTTATGAAGGGGATATCGAGGACGGCGAACTGCTTGCCAGGATCTTCGCCGAACAGGGTACCAAGGCAATCATGCATTTCGCCGGGTCGATCATCGTACCGGAATCGGTGGAGAACCCGCTCAAGTACTATCACAACAACACGGCCAAGAGCCGCGCGCTGATGGACGCGGCAGTCAAGGCCGGTGTGCCGCATTTCATCTTCAGCTCGACCGCCGCGACCTATGGCATCCCCGAAGTCTCGCCGGTGACAGAGGACAGCCCCAAGACGCCGATCAATCCTTACGGCATGTCCAAGCTGATGACCGAGATCATGCTGGGCGACGTCGCCAAAGCGCACCCGTTCAACTATTGCGCGCTACGCTACTTCAACGTGGCGGGCGCCGATCCGCAGGCGCGTACCGGCCAGTCGACCGCCGGGGCCACGCACCTCATCAAGGTTGCCGTAGAAGCCGCGCTCGGCAAACGCAGCCACGTCGCGGTCTTTGGAACCGACTTCGACACGCCGGACGGCACGGGCGTGCGCGACTACATTCACGTATCGGACCTTGCCAATGCCCACGTCCTTGCGCTCGAGGCGCTGATTGCGCAGCCCGAACGCTCGCTGACGATGAATTGCGGCTACGGCCAGGGCTTCTCCGTGCTCGACGTGCTCGATGCCGTCGACCGCGTGACCAACCGGACTATCGAGCGGCGCATGGAAGGCCGCCGCTCCGGCGATCCGGACTCGCTGATTTCGGACAACCGGCGGATCAAGGCCACCCTGCCCTGGCAGCCCCGCTATGCCGACCTGCCCACGATCGTCGAACATGCCCTGGCATGGGAGCGTCGACTGACCGAGATCCGCAGCGAGTAA
- a CDS encoding glycosyltransferase family 2 protein, protein MALVSVIVPVYDEEENVDPLYQAVDRALSGRDFDFELVLVDDGSKDRTYERAAALVERDPRVRVVKFRRNYGQTAAMAAGVEVARGDVLVTMDGDLQNDPEDIPRLLEQIEKGFDIAIGWRRKRKDGGARVFISKIANRIMTYIMGIAVRDSGCSLKAYRAELIKGIPMYGEMHRFIPALSQLAGARLVELEVNHRPRQFGVSKYGFSRIQKVMLDIVTIRVLLSYARAPLTWHLKVVGLSFLLDLLAFGYVVFGRPESLVVAGGIAMVLFSLTLFLVVWGLAGGLFAAVEPNVSRYAEIAAKLSSRLTPLNPASQEGL, encoded by the coding sequence ATGGCTCTAGTCTCCGTCATCGTGCCGGTGTACGACGAAGAGGAGAATGTCGATCCGCTCTATCAGGCGGTTGACCGCGCATTGAGCGGCCGGGATTTCGATTTCGAGCTGGTGCTGGTCGACGACGGCAGCAAGGACCGGACATATGAACGCGCAGCGGCTCTGGTCGAGCGCGATCCGCGCGTGCGCGTCGTCAAGTTCCGTCGCAATTACGGCCAGACCGCGGCCATGGCCGCGGGCGTCGAAGTGGCGCGCGGCGACGTGCTGGTGACGATGGACGGCGATCTCCAGAACGATCCCGAGGACATTCCGCGCCTGCTCGAACAGATCGAGAAGGGCTTCGACATCGCCATAGGCTGGCGGCGCAAGCGCAAGGACGGCGGCGCCCGCGTCTTCATTTCCAAGATCGCCAACCGCATCATGACTTACATCATGGGCATCGCCGTGCGCGACAGCGGCTGCTCGCTCAAGGCCTATCGGGCCGAACTGATCAAGGGCATTCCCATGTACGGCGAGATGCACCGCTTCATTCCCGCCCTCTCGCAACTGGCGGGCGCGCGTCTGGTCGAACTGGAAGTGAACCATCGCCCCCGCCAGTTCGGCGTTTCCAAATACGGCTTTTCGCGGATCCAGAAAGTGATGCTCGATATCGTCACCATCCGCGTGCTGCTCAGCTATGCCCGCGCGCCGCTGACCTGGCACCTGAAGGTCGTCGGCCTCTCGTTTCTGCTCGATCTCCTGGCCTTCGGCTACGTCGTGTTCGGTCGGCCGGAAAGCCTGGTCGTGGCCGGCGGCATAGCCATGGTGCTCTTCTCGCTGACGCTTTTCCTCGTCGTGTGGGGACTGGCCGGCGGCCTGTTCGCCGCGGTCGAGCCCAACGTCAGCAGATATGCCGAAATCGCCGCCAAACTCTCTTCGCGGCTGACGCCGCTCAATCCTGCCTCACAGGAGGGACTATGA
- a CDS encoding lipopolysaccharide biosynthesis protein, whose translation MNIPEEGPVARARYHRARGMIHSLIRSRSILASLGFAFAGAAFTFGNLLLAGALPPAAFGQLSLSIAVYNVFIWLAPLGLDQVLLRRRLDPGARLLLRAFLSCSGIAAIAAIGTVQFYELPALSGLLLGAAIVGGGMAMAASMGLRRHDWTALPLVATNVASWALLFAGGLGLVLTLGSDLPVLLILAAGCALAAALSWYAFIRYCGLGDERPDKVPRGEAFSLMVTAGAGSVLVQIERFVIPQVLDFRALALFAVIASVAIFPFRLLRSGSSFALTPRLRAASQRAERHALLAQETRSLGLTMVFATLVVVALAPIVATIFTGGRYELDRLLVLAACFNGAAKLIEGLPRAAVVACGTAEEIRKLSWMNWLTIAACLLGAWIGARWGLVGLISGSAVGCLASTIAPASLARHALSRGFVE comes from the coding sequence ATGAACATCCCTGAGGAAGGCCCTGTTGCCCGCGCCCGCTACCATCGGGCGCGCGGGATGATCCATTCACTGATACGCTCCAGGTCGATCCTCGCCAGCCTCGGCTTTGCCTTTGCCGGGGCGGCTTTCACTTTCGGCAACTTGCTGCTGGCGGGCGCCCTGCCCCCGGCCGCGTTCGGGCAGCTCTCCCTCTCGATTGCGGTCTACAACGTCTTCATCTGGCTCGCTCCGCTTGGGCTGGACCAGGTGCTGCTGCGCCGCCGGCTGGATCCGGGAGCCCGCCTCCTGCTGCGCGCTTTCCTTTCATGCAGCGGCATTGCCGCGATTGCCGCGATCGGGACCGTGCAGTTCTATGAACTCCCGGCCCTCTCAGGATTGCTGCTGGGTGCGGCGATCGTGGGTGGCGGAATGGCTATGGCAGCCAGCATGGGCCTGCGCCGTCACGACTGGACTGCCCTTCCGCTAGTTGCGACGAACGTCGCCAGCTGGGCACTGCTCTTCGCCGGAGGGCTTGGCCTCGTCCTCACGCTGGGGTCGGACCTGCCGGTCCTGCTGATCCTTGCGGCGGGCTGCGCCCTCGCAGCAGCCCTGAGCTGGTACGCCTTCATCCGCTACTGCGGCCTCGGCGACGAAAGGCCTGACAAGGTGCCGCGCGGCGAAGCCTTTTCGCTGATGGTGACGGCCGGCGCCGGATCGGTTCTCGTCCAGATCGAGCGCTTCGTGATCCCGCAAGTGCTCGATTTCCGGGCGCTCGCATTATTCGCCGTCATCGCCTCGGTCGCGATCTTCCCGTTCCGCCTGCTCCGATCAGGATCGAGCTTCGCCCTCACCCCGCGGCTTCGCGCTGCATCCCAGCGTGCAGAACGCCATGCGCTGCTGGCGCAGGAAACCCGTTCACTTGGGCTGACGATGGTCTTCGCCACTCTCGTGGTCGTCGCACTGGCGCCGATCGTCGCGACGATCTTCACCGGCGGACGATACGAACTCGACCGGCTGCTGGTGCTGGCCGCCTGCTTCAATGGCGCGGCCAAGCTGATCGAGGGCCTGCCGCGCGCAGCCGTGGTCGCCTGCGGCACTGCAGAGGAAATCCGCAAGCTGAGCTGGATGAACTGGCTGACCATCGCCGCCTGCCTGCTGGGCGCATGGATCGGCGCCCGCTGGGGCCTGGTGGGCCTGATCAGCGGAAGCGCCGTCGGCTGCCTCGCCAGCACGATAGCGCCGGCATCGCTCGCTCGCCATGCTCTATCGCGCGGCTTCGTAGAGTAG
- a CDS encoding DnaJ domain-containing protein translates to MRVEDDFIDYYQLLQVNRCCEVEVISLSYRHLAKKYHPDHPRTADAALFKQIVEAYNVLKRPDKRAEYDALYQAKMDTGISQAQSRFNVDVDEMVAQSDADMQRNILLLLYKKRRENALDCGVYGFHIQNSFRLSDNLLDFHIWYLKSKGLINMNEQGMLVITVEGVDHVISMHERRPAGRFLAAPVDLPGQ, encoded by the coding sequence ATGCGGGTTGAGGATGATTTCATCGATTATTATCAGCTGCTCCAGGTCAATCGCTGTTGTGAAGTCGAGGTCATCTCTCTTTCCTACCGGCATTTGGCCAAGAAATATCATCCTGATCACCCGAGAACCGCAGACGCGGCTTTGTTCAAGCAAATTGTCGAGGCCTATAATGTACTGAAAAGGCCGGACAAGCGGGCTGAATACGATGCCTTGTACCAAGCCAAAATGGATACTGGGATTTCGCAAGCCCAGAGCCGCTTCAACGTCGACGTCGATGAAATGGTCGCGCAATCCGATGCGGATATGCAGCGGAACATCTTGCTGTTGCTTTATAAGAAGCGAAGGGAAAATGCTCTGGACTGCGGCGTGTATGGCTTCCACATTCAGAATTCATTCAGGTTGTCAGACAATTTATTGGACTTTCATATTTGGTACCTTAAGTCAAAAGGACTCATAAATATGAATGAACAGGGAATGTTGGTCATTACCGTAGAAGGTGTCGACCACGTTATTTCCATGCATGAACGCAGGCCAGCCGGAAGATTTCTAGCAGCGCCTGTCGATCTTCCCGGCCAATAG
- a CDS encoding GlsB/YeaQ/YmgE family stress response membrane protein, with protein sequence MGWIIALIVGGIAGWLASKVMNRDASMGIFWNIVVGCIGSVIGNLIANQFGIVGSVQQFSIVGLLVAFVGAIILLGIVNLVQRGKVR encoded by the coding sequence ATGGGATGGATAATTGCACTGATCGTTGGCGGCATCGCTGGTTGGCTTGCCAGCAAGGTCATGAACCGGGACGCCTCCATGGGCATTTTCTGGAATATCGTCGTCGGCTGCATCGGCTCGGTCATCGGCAATCTGATTGCGAACCAATTCGGCATCGTCGGCAGCGTTCAGCAATTTTCGATCGTCGGCCTGCTCGTCGCCTTCGTGGGCGCGATCATCCTGCTTGGCATCGTTAACCTGGTCCAGCGGGGCAAAGTTCGCTGA
- a CDS encoding SDR family NAD(P)-dependent oxidoreductase encodes MVSQYPTVLVTGAAGFIGAAVAEALMARGQPVIGIDSMNDYYQVSLKEARRDRLVARFGNLFTFHTLDFADMEATQAALAPHDFGLIVHLGAQAGVRYSLENPQAYVASNLAGHVNMLEIARARQVGHMVYASSSSVYGGNEKLPFAVEDRADHPVSLYAATKKADELMSETYAHLFRIPLTGLRFFTVYGPWGRPDMAMWKFTERMLSGRPIDVYNHGEMQRDFTYIDDIVGGVLACLDRPPVDDGREKAGGSVKPHALYNIGNNRSERLMRLIEVLEDACGVKAELNLLPMQPGDVPATYANIDALTRDTGYAPTTPIEIGVPRFVEWYRGYLDV; translated from the coding sequence ATGGTTTCGCAATACCCGACGGTCCTTGTCACCGGCGCGGCCGGCTTCATCGGTGCCGCGGTGGCAGAAGCATTGATGGCGCGCGGGCAGCCGGTGATCGGCATCGATTCGATGAACGACTACTATCAGGTCTCCCTGAAAGAGGCCCGCCGCGATCGTCTTGTCGCGCGGTTCGGCAATCTCTTCACGTTCCACACGCTCGACTTTGCCGACATGGAGGCCACGCAGGCCGCGCTCGCGCCACATGATTTCGGTCTGATCGTGCATCTGGGCGCGCAGGCGGGCGTGCGTTACTCGCTGGAAAACCCGCAGGCCTATGTCGCCTCGAACCTGGCGGGCCACGTCAACATGCTGGAGATCGCCCGCGCCCGGCAGGTCGGGCACATGGTCTATGCCAGCTCCAGTTCGGTCTATGGCGGCAATGAAAAGCTGCCCTTCGCAGTGGAGGACCGCGCGGATCACCCGGTCTCGCTCTACGCCGCCACCAAGAAGGCGGACGAACTGATGAGCGAGACTTACGCTCACCTGTTCCGCATTCCGTTGACCGGCCTGCGCTTCTTTACGGTCTATGGTCCCTGGGGCCGTCCCGACATGGCCATGTGGAAGTTCACCGAGCGCATGCTCTCCGGCCGTCCGATAGACGTCTACAACCACGGCGAGATGCAGCGCGACTTCACGTATATCGACGATATCGTCGGCGGCGTCCTGGCCTGCCTCGACCGTCCGCCAGTGGACGACGGCCGGGAAAAGGCTGGCGGCAGCGTCAAGCCGCACGCCCTCTACAACATCGGCAACAACCGCAGCGAACGCCTGATGCGCCTCATCGAAGTGCTGGAAGATGCCTGCGGCGTGAAGGCCGAACTCAACCTGCTGCCGATGCAGCCGGGTGACGTCCCGGCCACTTACGCCAACATCGACGCGCTGACCCGCGACACCGGGTACGCGCCGACAACGCCGATCGAGATCGGCGTGCCGCGCTTCGTGGAATGGTACCGGGGGTATCTGGACGTCTGA
- a CDS encoding class I SAM-dependent methyltransferase: protein MSGGITDAPDIETSSDNYASRFCGEVGQYLLGVQERGLFALMGQPSGSSVIDVGGGHAQLAPPMARAGYVVTVAGSDASCGLRLAQEQTDAPIDFVACDLKAMPFADGQFNVVTSVRLMAHIDDWQLLVSELCRVAGEAVIIDFPIYFSLNALSLLAFPLKKHIEKNTRTYRTFFGREVRKAFAEHGFRQTRSWRQFVLPMALHRAGRGSTLLQRVEELMRKAGLTRIFGNPVLVRFDRESSQQENA from the coding sequence ATGTCCGGCGGCATTACCGACGCGCCGGACATCGAAACATCCTCAGACAACTATGCATCCCGGTTCTGCGGCGAAGTGGGACAGTATCTGCTGGGCGTACAGGAACGGGGCCTCTTTGCCTTGATGGGCCAGCCTTCCGGATCCTCCGTTATCGACGTAGGCGGCGGTCATGCGCAATTGGCGCCGCCGATGGCCCGTGCCGGTTATGTGGTAACAGTCGCCGGCAGTGATGCAAGCTGCGGCCTGCGTCTCGCGCAGGAGCAAACCGATGCCCCGATCGATTTCGTGGCCTGCGACCTGAAGGCAATGCCTTTTGCGGACGGGCAGTTCAATGTCGTCACGAGCGTGCGTCTTATGGCGCATATCGACGACTGGCAGCTTCTGGTGAGCGAACTGTGTCGGGTAGCAGGAGAAGCCGTGATCATCGACTTTCCAATCTATTTCAGCCTCAACGCGCTGTCCCTGCTGGCCTTTCCGCTCAAGAAGCACATCGAAAAGAACACACGCACCTATCGGACCTTTTTCGGCAGAGAAGTGCGCAAGGCTTTTGCAGAACATGGTTTCAGGCAAACCCGAAGCTGGCGCCAGTTCGTGCTGCCCATGGCCCTGCACCGCGCCGGTCGGGGTAGCACGCTTTTGCAGCGGGTCGAGGAACTGATGCGCAAGGCAGGACTGACGAGGATTTTCGGCAACCCGGTGCTCGTTCGCTTCGATCGCGAGAGTTCGCAACAGGAGAATGCATGA
- a CDS encoding acyltransferase family protein: MVAEQTSRSSRPREFATLDLLRFAAAQAVVFYHLLFLSWVETPAAGGIGAVAQSGARFEEAIPWASIGWVGVPIFFVISGFVIVMSAGDKTPGEFLIGRARRILPALWAFSLLSAAVVMIAGVLAPLEALGRLMRSMVLFPFGPWIDGAIWTLVAEVLFYVLIFAAMKFRLLSQMTALTSAITGFNLVFWIGIVLAASGAFGLDTKAVADLAASYRLSVTLVTTNCFFLVGMALYQVHAGKDVVRWSRLPVQVCG; this comes from the coding sequence ATGGTGGCAGAGCAAACTTCGCGTTCATCCCGTCCACGCGAGTTTGCCACACTCGACCTGCTCCGATTTGCGGCCGCACAGGCCGTGGTTTTCTATCACCTGCTGTTCCTGTCCTGGGTGGAAACACCGGCGGCCGGAGGCATCGGCGCGGTTGCGCAATCGGGCGCACGATTCGAGGAAGCGATCCCCTGGGCGAGCATCGGCTGGGTAGGCGTGCCGATCTTCTTCGTGATTTCGGGATTTGTCATCGTCATGTCGGCCGGCGACAAGACCCCGGGCGAATTCCTGATCGGACGGGCCAGGCGCATTCTTCCGGCGCTTTGGGCCTTTTCCCTCCTGTCGGCAGCCGTCGTGATGATCGCAGGCGTGCTGGCCCCGCTCGAAGCGCTGGGACGCCTCATGCGTTCCATGGTGCTCTTCCCGTTCGGTCCGTGGATCGATGGCGCGATATGGACACTGGTGGCGGAAGTTCTTTTCTATGTCCTAATATTTGCCGCCATGAAGTTCCGGCTACTGTCGCAGATGACGGCGCTGACATCGGCGATCACCGGCTTCAATCTCGTTTTCTGGATCGGCATAGTGCTCGCCGCATCGGGCGCGTTCGGGCTCGATACAAAGGCCGTCGCGGATCTCGCTGCATCCTACCGACTCAGCGTCACGCTGGTCACCACGAACTGCTTTTTCCTTGTCGGCATGGCGCTCTATCAGGTTCACGCAGGCAAGGACGTTGTGAGGTGGTCCCGCCTTCCTGTACAGGTTTGCGGCTAA
- a CDS encoding glycosyltransferase: MNTMAPPNLTIDISVIIPVIDRTEPAEAVWRAYNDVLMQTNKSFEFIYVLDGPFEDYAKELDAIGERGFPLNIVHFNRSFGQVACLLEGVRHAKGETILILPAYLQTAPESLPALLDKLESADVVAAYRDRTADNVLSRLRGWSFEALARMAGSRFKDPGCVVRAFHRRVFDDLQVHHEQHPFLPLLAEGMGYKVEQVCLPQSRSDQKIRMHRAITYFSVFLDLIALGFLTRFMRKPFRFFGSVGAGCIAIGLAMGIYILIQRQTAGMALADRPALLLTVLMIVLGIQIAAVGLIAEIIIFTRNPSRSAYKIEKIVTHPDEA; the protein is encoded by the coding sequence ATGAACACAATGGCCCCGCCGAATCTCACCATAGACATTTCCGTCATCATCCCTGTCATCGACCGCACGGAACCGGCCGAAGCCGTTTGGCGGGCTTACAACGACGTGCTGATGCAGACGAACAAGTCGTTCGAATTCATCTATGTCCTCGACGGCCCGTTCGAGGATTATGCCAAAGAACTGGACGCCATCGGCGAGCGGGGCTTCCCGCTGAACATCGTGCACTTCAATCGCTCCTTCGGGCAGGTCGCCTGCCTGCTGGAAGGCGTGCGCCACGCCAAGGGCGAGACGATCCTGATCCTCCCCGCATACCTGCAGACCGCGCCCGAAAGCCTGCCCGCCCTGCTCGACAAGCTGGAAAGCGCGGATGTCGTCGCCGCCTACCGCGACCGCACCGCAGACAATGTGCTGAGCCGCCTGCGTGGATGGAGCTTCGAGGCTCTGGCACGCATGGCCGGATCGCGCTTCAAGGATCCGGGCTGCGTCGTGCGCGCCTTCCACCGCCGCGTCTTCGACGACCTGCAGGTTCACCACGAGCAACACCCCTTCCTGCCGCTTCTGGCCGAAGGCATGGGCTACAAGGTCGAACAGGTCTGCCTGCCCCAGTCCCGTTCGGACCAGAAGATCCGCATGCACCGGGCGATCACCTATTTCAGCGTGTTTCTCGATCTCATCGCGCTGGGCTTCCTGACCCGCTTCATGCGCAAGCCCTTCCGTTTCTTCGGATCGGTGGGCGCGGGCTGCATCGCGATCGGCCTGGCCATGGGCATCTATATCCTCATCCAGCGCCAGACGGCGGGAATGGCACTGGCCGACCGCCCGGCCCTGCTTCTCACCGTGCTGATGATCGTGCTCGGCATCCAGATTGCGGCCGTGGGCCTGATCGCGGAAATCATCATCTTCACTCGCAATCCCAGCCGCAGCGCCTACAAGATAGAGAAGATCGTGACCCACCCGGACGAGGCTTGA
- a CDS encoding IS3 family transposase (programmed frameshift): MKKTRKRYSAEFKAKVAMEAIRGELTLAELAAKHGVHHTMIGGWKRQAVDGMASLFDGGEQASKTETEAEIEKLHAKIGQLLVERDFLGESLRSMSAGQRRLLIEPAHQRLSIAAQCRLLSISRSSYYYTPAPQSEETLALMRVIDETFMDCPWYGSRQMVRHLQRLGHAVGRRRVRRLMAQMGLAAIYQRPRTSDPHPEHRIYPYLLRDMKIERPNQVWCADVTYLPMRRGFLYLVAIMDWATRKVLAWRLSNTMDAAFCVEALEDAMARFGKPDIFNTDQGSQFTSQAFTGVLRAAEVKISMDGKGRWMDNVFIERLWRSVKYECVYLHAFETGSELRAGLSRWFAYYNHHRPHSRLAGKTPAEAYGQIDASDHGGHAPHDLITRMAA; this comes from the exons ATGAAGAAGACGAGAAAGCGCTACAGCGCGGAATTCAAGGCGAAAGTTGCGATGGAGGCGATCCGTGGTGAACTGACGCTGGCGGAACTGGCTGCGAAGCACGGCGTCCACCATACGATGATCGGGGGATGGAAGCGTCAGGCGGTGGACGGGATGGCCAGCCTGTTCGACGGCGGTGAGCAGGCGTCGAAGACGGAGACCGAAGCGGAAATCGAGAAGCTGCATGCCAAGATCGGGCAATTGCTGGTGGAGCGGGATTTTTTGG GCGAAAGCCTCCGGTCGATGAGCGCGGGCCAGAGGCGATTGCTGATCGAGCCTGCTCACCAGCGCCTGTCGATCGCGGCGCAGTGCCGCCTGCTGTCGATCAGCCGGTCTTCCTATTATTATACGCCTGCGCCTCAGAGCGAGGAGACGCTGGCGCTGATGCGGGTAATCGACGAGACGTTCATGGACTGTCCGTGGTACGGCAGCCGGCAGATGGTGCGGCACCTGCAGCGGCTTGGTCATGCGGTGGGCCGCCGCCGGGTACGACGGCTGATGGCGCAGATGGGGCTGGCGGCGATCTACCAGCGCCCGCGCACGAGCGATCCGCACCCGGAGCATCGGATTTATCCCTATCTGCTGCGGGACATGAAGATCGAGCGGCCCAATCAGGTGTGGTGTGCGGACGTGACATATCTACCGATGCGCCGAGGCTTCCTCTATCTCGTTGCGATCATGGATTGGGCCACCCGCAAGGTGCTGGCCTGGCGATTGTCCAATACCATGGACGCGGCTTTTTGCGTCGAGGCTCTGGAGGATGCCATGGCCCGCTTTGGCAAGCCGGACATCTTCAACACCGATCAGGGCAGCCAGTTCACTTCGCAGGCCTTCACCGGCGTGCTGCGGGCGGCCGAAGTGAAAATCAGCATGGATGGCAAGGGGCGCTGGATGGACAACGTCTTCATCGAGCGCCTGTGGCGCTCGGTGAAGTACGAGTGCGTCTATCTGCACGCCTTCGAGACGGGTTCCGAACTGCGCGCAGGCCTGTCCCGCTGGTTCGCCTATTACAACCATCACCGGCCTCACTCACGCCTTGCAGGCAAAACCCCGGCAGAGGCATATGGGCAAATCGACGCTTCAGATCATGGGGGGCATGCCCCCCATGATCTGATCACCAGAATGGCGGCGTAA
- a CDS encoding NAD-dependent epimerase/dehydratase family protein: protein MTAPRTVAITGATGFTGQALALRLARDGHRVRALARPGSELPDHAGIVRIEGDLLDTDALARLVEGADTVFHIAAMFRKEGPYEEFLSVNFEGTKALVAASRAAGVRRFVDCSTIGVHGSVADSPSDETAPFSPRDHYQETKLMSEAFCREEMARSGLEIVIIRPCAIYGPGDTRMLKMFKMVRRGTFFFAGDGSPNFHPVYIDDLVEAFVLAMDNEQAPGETFIIGGPRYLPLRDYVGAAARVLGRKPPLLYIPYRAMFHLARLVEAICKPLGIEPPLHRRRLSFFKHNRAFTSAKAQRLMGYRPRIDIDEGFRRTVAWYRETGLLPPK, encoded by the coding sequence ATGACTGCACCACGCACTGTCGCCATCACCGGCGCAACCGGCTTCACCGGTCAGGCGCTGGCCTTGCGCCTCGCGCGGGACGGACACCGGGTCCGGGCACTGGCACGGCCCGGCTCCGAACTGCCGGATCATGCGGGCATCGTGCGTATCGAAGGCGATCTGCTTGACACCGATGCGCTGGCGCGCCTTGTCGAAGGGGCCGACACCGTTTTCCACATCGCCGCGATGTTCCGCAAGGAAGGCCCCTACGAAGAATTCCTGTCCGTAAATTTCGAAGGCACGAAGGCCCTGGTCGCGGCATCCCGAGCCGCAGGCGTGCGCCGCTTCGTCGACTGCTCCACCATTGGGGTGCACGGCAGCGTCGCGGACAGTCCTTCGGACGAAACGGCCCCGTTCAGCCCGCGCGACCATTACCAGGAAACCAAGCTGATGTCCGAGGCATTCTGCCGCGAGGAAATGGCGCGCAGCGGGCTGGAAATCGTTATTATCCGGCCCTGCGCCATTTACGGTCCCGGCGACACCCGGATGCTCAAGATGTTCAAGATGGTCCGGCGCGGCACGTTCTTCTTCGCCGGCGACGGCTCGCCCAACTTCCATCCGGTCTATATCGACGATCTGGTCGAAGCTTTCGTCCTGGCCATGGACAACGAACAGGCCCCGGGCGAGACTTTCATCATCGGCGGACCACGCTATCTCCCCTTGCGCGACTATGTCGGCGCTGCGGCGCGCGTACTCGGGCGCAAGCCGCCCCTGCTGTACATCCCCTACCGCGCCATGTTCCATCTGGCGCGGCTGGTCGAGGCGATCTGCAAGCCGCTGGGCATCGAACCGCCGCTCCACCGCCGCCGCCTGTCCTTCTTCAAGCACAATCGCGCCTTTACCAGTGCCAAGGCGCAGCGGCTCATGGGCTACCGTCCCCGGATCGACATCGACGAAGGCTTCAGGCGGACCGTCGCATGGTACCGCGAGACCGGACTGCTGCCACCGAAATGA